The Choristoneura fumiferana chromosome 11, NRCan_CFum_1, whole genome shotgun sequence genome includes a region encoding these proteins:
- the LOC141432306 gene encoding esterase E4-like codes for MLRVALICLLVNLTLGADPRVVFLDEGGVSGEKYWNGDFYEFYGVPYATVPKGRDRFQGPLPPEPWNSVMTANSRTSRCFQSYLTEDGEVPMVDGEEECLVMNLLVPKVASETNLVPVVAYIHSGAFSGGNGNMAQFHYLARHDILVISFNYRLGALGFACLGNKEVPGNAGMKDQVAALKWIKKNIIKFGGDPEKVTVAGFSVGATMAELLALSKTTDGLIDKLILESGSALSPFAINRDPVNTAKNIAIAIGYEDKGSLRDLTEFYLTTSYENLSSKSQYFFLPNSTFGFSPCIENVHDGIDAFLTESPIDIIRQGKNKQVAVLTGFANMEGISRSLKFDEWSEKMNEKFDDFLPADLQFNDDKAKENVISKIKERYFKGEEVTHDNLQAYIDYFSDSMFKYSILKSAKEHAEKLKKPIYLYEFSYVGELSMKHYYMDKLKGASHRDQSAYILDFFGWTNKPNDLDMRDRMTMMWSDFVKYENPTAYESDLMPFKWEKFTNKNPNYLSIGHDVKMDKQLFESGFQFWNEIYDKHHWNPKSPKIVVEEPIKKIEDKQQQDKNKPYDKATKKPDGGSSEKIDVQDASEDKKSKTAHDQETAKDEKPNTVYVNDPMKSRVRKENIAAKDSKETVQPSSKTHKIKTEL; via the exons ATGTTGCGTGTCGCGTTAATATGTTTGTTGGTTAATTTAACTTTAGGGGCGGATCCTAGGGTAGTGTTTCTGGATGAGGGCGGTGTGTCCGGTGAAAAATATTGGAATGGTGACTTCTACGAGTTCTATGGAGTGCCGTACGCGACCGTACCTAAGGGACGAGATAGATTCCAG GGCCCTTTACCACCAGAACCATGGAACAGTGTGATGACAGCAAATTCAAGAACTTCCAGATGCTTCCAAAGTTATTTGACAGAAGACGGCGAAGTACCCATGGTCGATGGAGAAGAAGAATGTCTAGTAATGAACCTGCTAGTTCCTAAAGTAGCCAGTGAAACCAACTTAGTTCCAGTTGTAGCTTACATTCATAGCGGAGCATTCTCCGGTGGCAATGGGAACATGGCACAGTTCCATTACTTGGCCAGACATGACATATTAGTCATCAGTTTTAACTACAGATTAGGAGCTCTAGGATTCGCTTGCCTTGGCAATAAAGAAGTACCTGGCAACGCTGGTATGAAAGATCAAGTAGCTGCTTTAAAATGgataaagaaaaacattattaagTTTGGTGGGGATCCAGAGAAAGTTACAGTCGCTGGGTTCAGTGTCGGAGCAACGATGGCAGAGTTACTGGCATTATCGAAAACAACTGATGGTTTGATAGATAAGCTCATTCTAGAAAGCGGCTCAGCTTTATCGCCGTTTGCTATAAACAGAGATCCGGTCAACACCGCGAAGAACATAGCAATTGCTATAGGGTATGAAGATAAAGGTAGTTTGAGAGACTTAACTGAGTTTTACTTGACTACGTCGTACGAGAACTTATCTTCAAAAAGCCAGTATTTCTTTTTACCTAATAGTACTTTTGGGTTTTCTCCTTGCATAGAAAATGTGCATGATGGCATTGATGCATTCTTGACAGAATCCCCAATTGACATAATCAGGCAAGGTAAAAATAAGCAAGTGGCCGTTTTGACCGGTTTTGCTAATATGGAAGGCATTAGCAGATCACTTAAATTTGACGAATGGAGTGAAAAAATGAACGAGAAGTTTGATGATTTTCTACCAGCTGACCTACAATTCAATGATGACAAAGCGAAAGAGAATGTTATTTCAAAAATCAAGGAGCGTTACTTTAAAGGTGAAGAAGTAACTCATGACAACTTACAAGCTTACATAGATTATTTCTCCGATTCAATGTTTAAATATTCAATTCTGAAATCAGCTAAGGAACACGCTGAGAAACTAAAGAAACcgatatatttgtatgaattttcTTATGTGGGTGAATTGAGTATGAAGCATTATTATATGGACAAATTGAAAGGAGCCAGTCATAGAGATCAATCGGCTTATATATTGGATTTCTTCGGTTGGACTAATAAGCCTAACGACTTGGATATGCGAGACAGAATGACAATGATGTGGTCAGATTTTGTTAAATATGA aaatccTACGGCATACGAAAGTGACTTAATGCCTTTCAAATGGGAGAAATTCACAAATAAAAATCCAAATTACCTGAGCATTGGTCACGATGTGAAGATGGATAAACAACTTTTTGAAAGCGGTTTCCAGTTTTGGAATGAAATTTATGACAAACATCACTGGAATCCAAAATCACCGAAAATAGTAGTAGAAGAACCTATCAAGAAAATTGAAGATAAACAACaacaagataaaaataaaccatATGATAAAGCTACTAAGAAACCAGACGGTGGATCGTCTGAAAAGATTGATGTCCAGGATGCATCAGaagataaaaaaagtaaaacagctCACGATCAGGAGACAGCAAAAGATGAAAAACCAAATACAGTTTATGTAAATGATCCAATGAAATCGAGAGTAAGAAAGGAAAACATCGCTGCAAAAGATTCGAAAGAAACAGTACAGCCGTCGTCGAAGACCCACAAAATTAAAACTGAActatga